CTGGATCAACGGGCTGGCCGCCGTCGCCGAGCTGGCCGACCTGCTCGGCCAGGATGCCGGTCCGCTGCCCGCCGCCCGGGACCGGGCCCGCGCGGCGTTCCGGCGCCGGTTCCCGGCCCCGGCCGGTTGGCTGTACGACGTGGTCGACGCCCCGCCGCCGGTCTACCCGCGGGGCGCCGCCGCCCGGCACGACGACGACCTGCTCCGGCCGAACCAGCTCCTCGCCTGGTCGCTGCCGCACGCCCCGCTGGACCCGGACCCGGCGACCCTGCGCCGGCTCGCCGACGCGCTGCTGACCCCGCTCGGCCCGCGCAGCCTCGCCCCGGGCAGCCCGGGGTACGTCGAGCGGCACCGGGGCGGTCCGGCCGAGCGCGACTCCGGCTACCACCAGGGCACCGTCTGGCCCTGGCTGATCGGCCCGTACGCGGACGCCTGCCGCCGGGCCGGGCTGCCCACCGACGAGACGTTCGCCGGGCTGACCGCGCACCTGTCCGAGTTCGGCCTCGGGTCGGTGAGCGAGACCGCGGACGCGGCGGCACCGCACGACGGCACCGGAACGCCGTTCCAGGCCTGGTCGGTCGCGGAACTTCTACGGGTACGACCAAGCTGACCGACCGGCGTTACATCCCCGCAACGGCGACGTCTTCACCGGTTTTTCCGGCGCCGGCAGTATGGGCCCCAACCCGAGAACGCGTCGACACCCGTCCCAGGTGTCCGGTCGCGCCTGCCCGGGAGTCAACTCGAAGGGGGCTGGGCCATGTCACCGAACGCCGAGGTCATCAACTTCCCCGCGGCCCACCCGCAACGCGTACTGATCCTCTCCTGGGAGTACCCGCCGGTGCTGGTCGGCGGGCTGGGTCGGCACGTACACGCCCTGGCCACCGCACTGGCCGCCGCCGGGCACCAGGTGACGGTGGTGACCCGGCACGCCGAGGGCGTCCCGGTGGAGGCGTACGTCGACGGGGTGCACGTGCTGCGTGCCCCCGAGGACCCGGTCGGGTTCCCGCTGGCCACCCCGAGCCTGCTGGCCTGGACCATGGCCTTCAACCACACCCTCACCCGGACCGCCCTGCGGGCCACCCGCAACCAGCGGTACGACGTGATCCACGCCCACGACTGGCTGGTCGCGCACACCGCGATCAACCTCGCCGACCACCTGGACATCCCGCTGGTGACCACGATCCACGCCACCGAGGCGGGCCGGCACCAGGGCTGGCTGCCCGACGAGATGAACCGGACCATCCACTCGGTCGAGCACTGGCTCAGCCACGCCTCGCACCGGGTCATCACCTGCTCCAGCTACATGCGGGACCAGGTGGCGGCCCTGTTCGGGCTCGCCGCCGGGCAGCTCGACGTGGTCCCGAACGGGGTCGACGACCGGGCCTGGTCGGCGCAGCCCCGGGCGGTCGCCGCCGCCCGTAAGCGGTTCGCCGGGGCCGGGCCGCTGATCGGCTTCGCCGGCCGGCTCGTCTACGAGAAGGGCGTGCAGCACCTGGTCCGTGCCGTACCCCGGCTGCGGGAGCGGCATCCCGAGCTGCGGGTGGTGATTGCCGGGGACGGGCCGTACCGGTCGGAGTTGCAGGACCAGGCCCGGGGGCTCGGGCTGGACCGCAGCGTCAGGTTCGCCGGGTTCATGACCGAGCGCCAGTTGCCGGCGCTGCTCGCCGCCACCGACGCCACGGTGGTACCGAGCCTCTACGAGCCGTTCGGGATGGTCGCCCTGGAGGCGGCCGCCGCCGGGGCACCGCTCGCGGTCGCCGCCACCGGCGGGCTCGCCGAGATCGTCGAGGCCGGGGTCACCGGGGTGACGTTCCCGCACAGCGATCCGGACGCGCTGGCCGGCGCCGTCGACTCGCTGCTCGGCGACGAGGTCTTCGCGCGTCGGGTCGCCCGCCGGGCCCGCACCATGGTCTCCGAGCGGTACGGCTGGGCGAGCATCGCCGCCCGCACCGCGGCGGTGTACGCCAGCGCGGCCGGGCGTACCCGGTCCGGCGGGGCTACGGCGGGCGGCGTCTCGCCGCGGATCGTCGTACCCGAGGGGAACCTGCTGGCCCTCGGCGGCGCCGCCTGCTGACTCCCCGACCCCGCTCGCGCCGACCCCACCGGTCCCCTCGGCCGGCGGGGTCGGCGAAATTCTTTCCGATCAGCGCCCGGAGCAGTACCTACGCCGCGACGGATGATGCGAAAGACACTGTCCGCTCGCTATCGTGTACGGCGGGTAACAGAGGGGAAGCCGCCGGTGCAGCAGGTACGGATCGCGGATCGTTACCTGCTGCTGGATACCGTCGGCAGCGGCGGGATGGGGCGGGTCTGGCTGGCCCGGGACGAGATGCTGCACCGCTCCGTCGCGATAAAGCAGGTCGTCCCGCCGAACTGGATGACGCCGGAGGAACGCCAGGAACTTCGGGCCCGGACCCTGCGGGAGGCCCGGACCGCGGCCCGGCTGAACCACCCCAACGTGGTACGGATCTACGACGTCGTGCACGCCGACGAGTGCCCCTGGATCGTGATGGAGTACGTCCCGTCCCGCTCGGTGCAACAGGTGCTCGACGCGGACGGCCCCCTCACCCCGCTGCGGACCGCCGAGCTGGGCCTGGCCGTACTGGCCGCGCTGCGGGCCGCGCACCGGGGCGGGGTGTTGCACCGGGACGTCAAGCCGCACAACGTGCTGATCGCCGACGACGGGCGGGTGGTACTCACCGACTTCGGTCTGGCCACCGTGGACGGCGGTGACGGGGCGCTGACCCGGGACGGCGTCGTGCTCGGCTCGCCGCAGTACGTCTCCCCGGAACGGGCCGCGAGCGGCTCGTCCACGGTCGAGTCCGACCTCTGGTCGCTGGGCGCCACCCTGTACGCCGCAGTGGAGGGCCGGTCGCCGTACCGCCGGCCGACCACGATGGCCACCCTGACCGCGCTCGCGGTGGCGCCACCGGACCCGCCGAAACGGGCCGGTCCACTCCGGCCGGTACTGGCCGGGCTGCTCCGCCGGGATCCCCGGCAGCGGCTGACCGCCGACGAGGTCGAGCGGCTGCTGCGCCGGATCACCGAACCGCCGCCGCGGTCCGGGCGAGATCCGCTTGCCGTGGCCCGTAGCCTCGCCCGCCGCTCGCCGGTCAGCCCGGAGGCCGATCAGCCCGGTCCGGACGATCCGGCCGGCACGGAGCCGGACCGGCGGCAGCAGCCGAGGCAGCGCCGGCCGCCCAACCAACGCCCGCAGCCCGAGCAGCGGGCACAGCCGAACCAACGACTCCGGCCGAACCAGCCGCTCGCACCCCATCGCGACGACGAGCCGGACCAGCGGCGGGCTGCCGACCCGCCCGGAGCGGCCGAGCAGTACGGGGGGACCGATCAGCCCGGGTCAGTCGATCGGCGCGGTGCCGCGGCCCGGCACCCCGGCCCGTACCGGCCCGGTGACCGGGACGGGCCCGGTGGACCGGACCCGAATGGCCGGCCGGACGATCCCGGCCCACCAGTCGAGCTGTGGGAGCCGTCCTCCGGCGGGCGTCGGCGCGGCCGGCACCCCTGGTGGGTACTGGCGACGGCCGGGGTCCTCGCCGTGCTGACCGGGCTCGGCACCGGGCTGGTGCTCTGGAACCAGCGCGGCGAACCGGCCACACCCGACGCCTCCGGAACCCATCGGTCGACGACGCGGGTGCCGGCCGCGTTCCCGTGCGCTCCGCCGCCGGAGGAGAGCAGCACGGTGACCGCCGCGCCGCATCCGCCCGAGGAGCGCTTCGGACTCGTCAAGAACTGGACCTGGTACACCGATCCGTCCGGCTTCCGGATCGCCGTACCGATCGGTTGGCGCCGGTACGCCGACGGACCGGTCGTCTGCTTCCGGGAGCCGGTGGCCGGTACCGCCCGGACGCTGAGCATCGACCCGACCACTCCGGCGACCCGGAACGCGGAGGCGTACTGGCTCGCGGAGGAGCGGCGGCTGCTCGGGCGCGGCGCGTTGACCGGTTACGAACAGGTCGCCATCGGACCGCTGGACCTGGGAGCCGGCGGCGCGACCTGGGAGTGTCGCTGGACCAACGCCCTCGGTGACCGGGTGCAGACCGCCCGAATGCTGATCAACACGTCTTCCCGCCGGGCGTACACGGTGTCCTGGTTGACCCGGGAGTTCGACTGGGGAGTCAACCAGAGCTATCTGCGGATGTTGCAGACCAGTTTCCGACCGGCCACCTGACCCCAGCCCCACCGGGCCACACCGGCTCGTTCTCCGGCGTGACTGCGACGATCTCGCGGCGACACGCCGGGGCTCGCCGGGGCGGTACCGTTCCCGGCCCCGGCACCGACCGCTCGCCGGAGGCGTACGACCACCCACGACACCCGCGCTGAGCTGCGAGTCAACGCGATTCCCGATCACGTTCGGAGTGGCCGCGCCAGCCCGGTCGTCCTGCCCGGAACCACCCGGACAGCACTGTGGATCAAATGGTGATTGCCTGCCGATCCGCCGTTTGGCACAGTGGCGGAGCCATGTGGATGCTCCAGGGGAAGGACGTACGCAAATGATGGGGCCATCCCATGCATTGTCCGGTGCTGCGGTCTGGTTGGCCGGGTCCTGGGCGCTGGACCAGTTCGCCGGTTACGAGCAGTCGCCACTGGCGATCGCGGTCGGTACGGCGGTCTGCGCGGGCGGGGCGCTCTTCCCCGACCTCGACATGTCCGGCAAGGTCACCAAGAACCAGGGTGGTGCCACCGTCGCCCGCACCTTCGGTGTGGTGTCGCTGTTCTTCGCCGAGGTGATGGAGAAGATCTCCCTCGGCGTCTACCACGCCACGAAGCTCAGCAAGGATCCGCACCGCAACAACGGCCACCGCACCCTGACCCACACCCTGCCGTTCACCGCGCTGGTCGGCTGGGGAACCACCGCCCTCTGCACCGCGTACGGCAAGTGGGCGGTGATCGGCATCCTCTTCTTCATGATCGGGTTGGCGCTGCGCGGCCTGTTCGACGAGTGGGCGAAGCGGGCCGGCTGGGTGATCGTCACCATCGTCTCGCTGGCGGCGGCCTACTTCACCTTCCTGCACCTGCCGGACGACCGGGGCTATCCGATGCTGGGCCTGGCGGTCGGCGTCGGCTGTTTCGTGCACATCATGGGCGACTTCATCACCAGCGCCGGTGTGCCGATCCTCTGGCCGATCCCGATCAAGCGTCGAATGTGGTTGATGATCGGCATACCGAACAAGATCGCCGTCAAGGTCGGCGGCAAGGTGGAGACGGTCGTGCTGCGCGGCGTCTTCACCGTGGTCTCCGTGCTCGCCACGGCCGGCCTGCTGGCGCCGTCGGTGCTCCGCAGGTTCAACATCGAGATCTGACGGTACGCCGGGGTCGCGGTCGCCTCAGACCGCGACCCGCTGGGCCGGCACCGGCACGGTCAGTCCCCAGACGGCGAGCAGTTCGGGCGTGTTCGCCCGGCTGCCGTCCGCCACGGCGTCACAGGCGATGTCGACGATCTCGTCCTTGTGCGCCATCAGGTAGGGCCGGGCGCCGACGTCGGCGTTGGCGAGCGCGGCGATGCCCGCCCAGTGCCGCCGGCCGAACAGCATCGGATAGCCGCGCAACCCCTCGTAGGTGGCGCAGACCAGCGCCTCGGGATAGGGCAGTGCCGCCACCCGGCGGACCGCCGCGGTGGTCAGGCCCGGCATGTCCACCGGGACCACCACGACCGCCTCGATCCGGGGATCGGGCAGGGCGTTCAGGCCGAGTCGGATCGACGATCCGATTCCGGTGCCCCACGAGCGGTTGACCACCACCATCGTGCCGGAGAGGTCTGCGGTTGCCCGGACCTGGTCGGCCGCGGCGCCGAGCACCACGACCAACGGTCCGCACCCCGCCTCGCGCATGGT
The nucleotide sequence above comes from Plantactinospora soyae. Encoded proteins:
- a CDS encoding glycosyltransferase family 4 protein; this translates as MSPNAEVINFPAAHPQRVLILSWEYPPVLVGGLGRHVHALATALAAAGHQVTVVTRHAEGVPVEAYVDGVHVLRAPEDPVGFPLATPSLLAWTMAFNHTLTRTALRATRNQRYDVIHAHDWLVAHTAINLADHLDIPLVTTIHATEAGRHQGWLPDEMNRTIHSVEHWLSHASHRVITCSSYMRDQVAALFGLAAGQLDVVPNGVDDRAWSAQPRAVAAARKRFAGAGPLIGFAGRLVYEKGVQHLVRAVPRLRERHPELRVVIAGDGPYRSELQDQARGLGLDRSVRFAGFMTERQLPALLAATDATVVPSLYEPFGMVALEAAAAGAPLAVAATGGLAEIVEAGVTGVTFPHSDPDALAGAVDSLLGDEVFARRVARRARTMVSERYGWASIAARTAAVYASAAGRTRSGGATAGGVSPRIVVPEGNLLALGGAAC
- a CDS encoding protein kinase domain-containing protein; its protein translation is MQQVRIADRYLLLDTVGSGGMGRVWLARDEMLHRSVAIKQVVPPNWMTPEERQELRARTLREARTAARLNHPNVVRIYDVVHADECPWIVMEYVPSRSVQQVLDADGPLTPLRTAELGLAVLAALRAAHRGGVLHRDVKPHNVLIADDGRVVLTDFGLATVDGGDGALTRDGVVLGSPQYVSPERAASGSSTVESDLWSLGATLYAAVEGRSPYRRPTTMATLTALAVAPPDPPKRAGPLRPVLAGLLRRDPRQRLTADEVERLLRRITEPPPRSGRDPLAVARSLARRSPVSPEADQPGPDDPAGTEPDRRQQPRQRRPPNQRPQPEQRAQPNQRLRPNQPLAPHRDDEPDQRRAADPPGAAEQYGGTDQPGSVDRRGAAARHPGPYRPGDRDGPGGPDPNGRPDDPGPPVELWEPSSGGRRRGRHPWWVLATAGVLAVLTGLGTGLVLWNQRGEPATPDASGTHRSTTRVPAAFPCAPPPEESSTVTAAPHPPEERFGLVKNWTWYTDPSGFRIAVPIGWRRYADGPVVCFREPVAGTARTLSIDPTTPATRNAEAYWLAEERRLLGRGALTGYEQVAIGPLDLGAGGATWECRWTNALGDRVQTARMLINTSSRRAYTVSWLTREFDWGVNQSYLRMLQTSFRPAT
- a CDS encoding metal-dependent hydrolase, with product MMGPSHALSGAAVWLAGSWALDQFAGYEQSPLAIAVGTAVCAGGALFPDLDMSGKVTKNQGGATVARTFGVVSLFFAEVMEKISLGVYHATKLSKDPHRNNGHRTLTHTLPFTALVGWGTTALCTAYGKWAVIGILFFMIGLALRGLFDEWAKRAGWVIVTIVSLAAAYFTFLHLPDDRGYPMLGLAVGVGCFVHIMGDFITSAGVPILWPIPIKRRMWLMIGIPNKIAVKVGGKVETVVLRGVFTVVSVLATAGLLAPSVLRRFNIEI
- a CDS encoding nucleotidyltransferase family protein translates to MIIAAGGGRRIGGPEALLHQGERPLVNQVLDTMREAGCGPLVVVLGAAADQVRATADLSGTMVVVNRSWGTGIGSSIRLGLNALPDPRIEAVVVVPVDMPGLTTAAVRRVAALPYPEALVCATYEGLRGYPMLFGRRHWAGIAALANADVGARPYLMAHKDEIVDIACDAVADGSRANTPELLAVWGLTVPVPAQRVAV